One Comamonas endophytica DNA window includes the following coding sequences:
- a CDS encoding pyridoxamine 5'-phosphate oxidase family protein — MADDKNPRETLWELVKEIRFAMITHRHPDGTLRACPMTMANKEGMDEHVHFYFLINKQHDLAQCVGNDAQIQISFADPEEDSYVSVSSSAHLSEDRALKEKLWSTQAQAWFPGGVEDPDLAVLVAPVSSAEYWNVKENQLVQLFKMAKAAVTGEPPKGMGEHKTVQV; from the coding sequence ATGGCCGACGACAAGAATCCGCGCGAAACCCTTTGGGAGCTGGTCAAGGAGATCCGCTTTGCCATGATCACCCACCGCCACCCGGATGGCACGCTGCGTGCCTGTCCCATGACCATGGCCAACAAGGAAGGCATGGACGAACACGTGCATTTCTACTTCCTGATCAACAAGCAGCACGATCTGGCGCAGTGCGTGGGCAATGACGCCCAGATCCAGATCAGCTTTGCCGATCCCGAGGAAGACAGCTATGTGTCGGTGAGCAGCTCGGCCCACCTGAGCGAAGACCGCGCGCTCAAGGAAAAGCTCTGGTCCACGCAGGCCCAGGCCTGGTTCCCGGGCGGCGTCGAGGACCCGGACCTCGCGGTGCTGGTCGCGCCCGTGTCTTCGGCCGAGTACTGGAACGTCAAGGAGAACCAGCTGGTGCAGCTGTTCAAGATGGCCAAGGCCGCGGTGACCGGCGAGCCGCCCAAGGGAATGGGCGAGCACAAGACGGTTCAGGTTTGA
- a CDS encoding gamma-glutamyl-gamma-aminobutyrate hydrolase family protein, giving the protein MSQPASRRLKIGLSACFSHADPDRSLFTGKTLQYVEQSIAHWIMSAGAMVVMVPCPTGETARGDVTLAHYAEWLDGVVMHGGADVWPGSYGEEPLRPEWLGDRVRDLYDLALVEAFSQAGKPIFGVCRGLQLINVAFGGTLYQDLLTQVPGAQVHRDAKQYDRHAHDIALVSGSRLSQLYPGQLRARVNSIHHQGIKQIAPNFEVEAWSIPDHIPEAIRRAPRPGGGYIAATQWHPEFRSEDGSTLDDSALLGDFLQACSRSRAFPFPGHSPFQIRDRAARLLKRALLRRR; this is encoded by the coding sequence ATGTCCCAGCCCGCCTCAAGACGCCTCAAGATCGGCCTGTCGGCCTGCTTTTCCCACGCCGACCCCGACCGCTCCCTGTTCACCGGAAAGACCCTGCAGTACGTCGAGCAATCCATCGCCCACTGGATCATGTCGGCCGGGGCCATGGTGGTGATGGTGCCCTGCCCCACGGGCGAGACCGCGCGCGGCGACGTGACGCTGGCGCACTATGCCGAATGGCTCGATGGCGTGGTGATGCATGGCGGCGCCGATGTCTGGCCCGGCAGCTATGGCGAGGAGCCGCTGCGCCCGGAATGGCTGGGCGACCGCGTGCGCGACCTCTACGACCTGGCGCTGGTCGAGGCCTTCTCCCAGGCCGGCAAGCCGATCTTCGGCGTCTGCCGCGGCCTGCAGCTGATCAACGTGGCCTTCGGCGGCACGCTCTACCAGGATCTGTTGACCCAGGTGCCGGGCGCGCAGGTGCACCGCGATGCCAAGCAGTACGACCGCCATGCGCATGACATCGCGCTGGTGTCCGGTTCACGCCTGTCGCAGCTCTACCCTGGCCAGCTGCGCGCGCGCGTCAACAGCATCCACCACCAGGGCATCAAGCAGATCGCACCGAATTTCGAGGTCGAGGCCTGGAGCATTCCCGACCACATCCCCGAAGCCATCCGCCGCGCGCCGCGCCCGGGCGGCGGGTATATCGCCGCGACGCAGTGGCACCCGGAATTCCGCAGCGAGGACGGCAGCACGCTGGACGATTCGGCGCTGCTGGGCGACTTCCTGCAGGCCTGCAGCCGCAGCCGGGCCTTCCCCTTCCCGGGGCACAGCCCGTTCCAGATCAGGGACCGGGCGGCGCGGTTGCTCAAGAGGGCGTTGCTGCGCAGGAGGTAA
- a CDS encoding Bug family tripartite tricarboxylate transporter substrate binding protein translates to MQLSALSRRRLLAFTAFAWGISAAGLAHAADRTIHIVVPFGAGAVQDTVLRAFSNELGQALRASIVIENKPGAGGTLGTLGVARARPDGNTLVMAAASHHFTGHMYPKLGFHPVNDFEPVALVASSGYVIAAPAGAARTLGQWVEAAKASPTPWNYASAGNGSASHLGMASFLAQARLEQQHIPYKSTGDAVRELLAGRVQGVTAATTGLIAFKDDPRVQLLAYTGPKRSPFLPDLPTVAESGFPGFQFDTWYGLLAPAGTPAEEVRKINAAVNKVLADPVVQERVRKLGAEAATDTPAGFKALLAKDWTTAGNVVRVSGARVE, encoded by the coding sequence ATGCAACTGTCCGCCCTGTCCCGCCGCCGCCTTCTGGCCTTCACTGCTTTTGCCTGGGGCATCAGCGCCGCCGGTTTGGCCCACGCCGCCGACCGCACCATCCATATCGTCGTGCCCTTCGGCGCCGGCGCGGTGCAGGACACCGTGCTGCGCGCCTTCAGCAACGAGCTGGGCCAGGCGCTGCGGGCGAGCATCGTGATCGAGAACAAGCCCGGCGCCGGCGGCACGCTGGGCACGCTGGGCGTGGCGCGCGCCAGGCCCGATGGCAACACACTGGTCATGGCCGCTGCCAGCCACCATTTCACGGGCCATATGTACCCGAAGCTGGGCTTCCATCCGGTCAACGACTTCGAACCCGTGGCGCTGGTGGCCTCCTCGGGCTACGTGATTGCCGCGCCCGCGGGCGCGGCGCGCACGCTCGGACAGTGGGTCGAAGCCGCCAAGGCCAGTCCCACGCCCTGGAACTACGCCTCGGCCGGCAACGGCAGCGCCTCGCATCTGGGCATGGCCTCGTTCCTGGCGCAGGCCAGGCTCGAGCAGCAGCACATCCCCTACAAATCCACGGGAGACGCCGTGCGCGAGCTGCTGGCCGGCCGCGTGCAGGGCGTGACCGCCGCCACCACCGGCCTGATTGCCTTCAAGGATGACCCGCGCGTGCAGCTGCTGGCCTATACCGGCCCGAAGCGCTCGCCCTTCCTGCCCGATCTGCCCACGGTGGCCGAATCGGGTTTCCCGGGTTTCCAGTTCGACACCTGGTATGGGCTGCTGGCACCGGCCGGCACGCCGGCAGAGGAAGTGCGCAAGATCAATGCGGCCGTCAACAAGGTGCTGGCCGATCCCGTGGTGCAGGAACGCGTGCGCAAGCTCGGCGCCGAAGCCGCAACGGATACGCCCGCGGGCTTCAAGGCACTGCTGGCGAAGGATTGGACGACTGCGGGGAATGTGGTGCGGGTGTCGGGGGCGCGGGTGGAGTGA
- the tkt gene encoding transketolase — protein MANTQQMANAIRALAMDAVQQANSGHPGAPMGMADMAVALWSRHLQHNPVNPQWADRDRFILSNGHGSMLIYALLHLTGYDLPMSELKNFRQLHSKTAGHPEVGVTPGVETTTGPLGQGITNAVGFALAEKLLAAEFNREGHEIVNHNTYVFMGDGCLMEGISHEAAALAGAWKLNKLIALYDDNGISIDGQVAPWFIDNTAQRFEAYGWNVVGPVDGHDVEAIDAAIAHAKQSATKPTLVICKTSIGKGSPNRQNTAKAHGEPLGGEEIGLTRTALGWAHTPFEIPADVYGDWDAKTAGAKTEAEWDRKFAAYAKAYPELAAEFTRRMAGDLPKNFAQVAVNTVVDTITKGETVASRKASQMALEAFTAALPEMLGGSADLTGSNLTNTKSTPPLRFDEEGAVVKNEYGVGGRHINYGVREFGMAAIMNGIALHGGFIPYAGTFLTFSDYSRNAIRMAALMKQRVIHVFTHDSIGLGEDGPTHQSIEHAASLRLIPGLDVWRPADTTETAVAWSAALSQRNKPTALLLSRQNLAYAHKRDAGDISRGAYVLSEPADIGLKQAAQAVIIATGSEVQLALAAQKLLAIKKIAVRVVSMPSTTTFDLEDVRYKTKVLPANLPRIAVEMGVTDFWWKYGCAAVVGIDSYGESAPANVLFKHFGFTEDNVAATVQAVLRQQKKK, from the coding sequence ATGGCCAACACTCAACAAATGGCGAATGCGATCCGCGCACTCGCAATGGATGCCGTTCAACAAGCCAACTCCGGTCATCCCGGCGCCCCGATGGGCATGGCCGACATGGCCGTGGCGCTGTGGAGCCGCCACCTGCAGCACAACCCGGTCAACCCGCAGTGGGCCGACCGCGACCGTTTCATCCTGTCGAACGGCCACGGCTCGATGCTGATCTACGCGCTGCTGCACCTCACCGGCTACGACCTGCCGATGAGCGAGCTGAAGAACTTCCGCCAGTTGCACAGCAAGACCGCAGGCCACCCGGAAGTCGGCGTGACCCCGGGCGTCGAGACCACCACCGGCCCGCTGGGCCAGGGCATCACCAATGCCGTGGGCTTCGCACTGGCCGAGAAGCTGCTGGCCGCCGAGTTCAACCGCGAAGGCCACGAGATCGTCAACCACAACACCTATGTGTTCATGGGCGACGGCTGCCTGATGGAAGGCATCTCGCACGAAGCCGCCGCGCTGGCCGGCGCCTGGAAGCTCAACAAGCTGATCGCGCTGTACGACGACAACGGCATCTCCATCGACGGCCAGGTCGCGCCTTGGTTCATCGACAACACCGCCCAGCGTTTCGAGGCCTATGGCTGGAACGTGGTCGGCCCCGTGGACGGCCATGACGTCGAAGCCATCGACGCCGCCATCGCCCACGCCAAGCAAAGCGCCACCAAGCCCACGCTGGTGATCTGCAAGACCAGCATCGGCAAGGGCTCGCCCAACCGCCAGAACACCGCCAAGGCCCACGGCGAGCCCCTGGGCGGCGAGGAAATCGGCCTGACGCGCACCGCGCTGGGCTGGGCGCACACGCCCTTCGAGATTCCCGCGGACGTCTACGGCGACTGGGACGCGAAGACCGCCGGCGCCAAGACCGAAGCCGAGTGGGACCGGAAGTTCGCCGCCTACGCCAAGGCCTACCCCGAACTGGCGGCCGAATTCACGCGCCGCATGGCCGGCGACCTGCCGAAGAACTTCGCCCAGGTCGCGGTCAACACCGTGGTCGACACCATCACCAAGGGCGAGACCGTGGCCAGCCGCAAGGCCAGCCAGATGGCGCTCGAAGCCTTCACCGCCGCGCTGCCCGAAATGCTCGGCGGCTCGGCCGACCTGACCGGCTCGAACCTCACCAACACCAAGAGCACGCCGCCGCTGCGCTTCGACGAGGAAGGCGCCGTGGTCAAGAACGAATACGGCGTCGGCGGCCGCCACATCAACTATGGCGTGCGCGAATTCGGCATGGCCGCAATCATGAACGGCATCGCGCTGCATGGCGGTTTCATCCCCTACGCCGGCACCTTCCTGACGTTCAGCGACTATAGCCGCAACGCCATCCGCATGGCGGCGCTGATGAAGCAGCGCGTCATCCACGTCTTCACCCATGACTCCATCGGCCTGGGCGAAGACGGCCCGACGCACCAGTCGATCGAGCATGCCGCCAGCCTGCGCCTGATCCCCGGCCTCGACGTCTGGCGCCCCGCCGACACCACCGAAACCGCGGTCGCCTGGAGCGCCGCGCTGTCGCAGCGCAACAAGCCCACGGCGCTGCTGCTGAGCCGCCAGAACCTGGCCTATGCGCACAAGCGCGACGCCGGCGACATCAGCCGCGGCGCCTATGTGCTCAGCGAGCCGGCCGACATCGGCCTGAAGCAGGCTGCCCAGGCGGTGATCATCGCCACCGGCTCGGAAGTGCAGCTGGCGCTGGCCGCGCAAAAGCTCCTGGCCATCAAGAAGATCGCCGTGCGCGTGGTCTCCATGCCCAGCACCACGACCTTCGATCTCGAAGACGTGCGCTACAAGACCAAGGTGCTGCCCGCCAACCTGCCGCGCATCGCGGTGGAGATGGGCGTGACCGACTTCTGGTGGAAGTACGGCTGCGCGGCCGTGGTCGGCATCGACAGCTACGGCGAATCGGCACCGGCCAACGTGCTGTTCAAGCACTTCGGCTTCACCGAGGACAATGTCGCGGCCACGGTCCAGGCCGTGCTGCGCCAGCAGAAGAAAAAGTAA
- a CDS encoding aminopeptidase P N-terminal domain-containing protein, translating into MTSVYAQRRARLAAQLGAQDVAIIPTAPVRQRNRDTDFLYRHDSYFYYLTGFTEPEACLVLKGNGESTLFCQPKDLEREIWDGYRLGPEAAVAALGVTQAFSSADINTRLPRLLDNTHCVWFPFATHAGLAAQVEGWLAQVRGRVRMGVQSPTHQGDLCALLDEMRLVKDAHEQDIMRRAARISARAHVRAMQRSARMLRAGEEVREYHLDAELLHEFRQQGSQSTAYGSIVAAGANACVLHYQADKAPVRDGELVLIDAGCELDGYASDITRTFPANGRFTGPQRAVYDLVLASQDAAVAATRAGNRFSDAHDATLAVLAQGLLDLGILDANRVGTAQDVIDTRAYFPYYMHRTGHWLGMDVHDCGSYIEPGADDTAPPRSDPVSGEALRQRPSRILRPGMCTTIEPGLYLRASAELPEAFHNIGIRIEDDAIVTEEGCELITRDVPVKADEIEALMRDLA; encoded by the coding sequence ATGACCTCTGTTTATGCCCAGCGCCGCGCGCGCCTGGCTGCCCAGCTCGGCGCCCAGGACGTGGCCATCATTCCCACTGCACCGGTGCGCCAGCGCAACCGCGACACGGATTTCCTTTACCGGCATGACAGTTACTTCTATTACCTGACCGGCTTCACCGAGCCCGAAGCCTGCCTGGTGCTCAAGGGCAATGGCGAGAGCACGCTGTTCTGCCAGCCCAAGGACCTCGAGCGCGAGATCTGGGACGGCTACCGCCTCGGCCCCGAGGCCGCCGTGGCCGCGCTGGGCGTGACCCAGGCCTTCTCCAGCGCCGACATCAACACCCGGCTGCCGCGCCTGCTCGACAACACGCACTGCGTGTGGTTTCCCTTTGCCACCCACGCCGGGCTGGCCGCGCAGGTCGAGGGCTGGCTGGCGCAGGTGCGCGGTCGCGTGCGCATGGGCGTGCAGTCGCCGACGCACCAGGGCGACCTGTGCGCGCTGCTCGACGAGATGCGCCTGGTCAAGGACGCGCACGAGCAGGACATCATGCGCCGCGCCGCGCGCATCAGCGCCCGCGCCCATGTGCGCGCCATGCAGCGCTCGGCGCGCATGCTGCGCGCCGGCGAGGAGGTGCGCGAATACCACCTCGACGCCGAGCTGCTGCATGAATTCCGCCAGCAGGGCTCCCAGTCCACGGCCTATGGCTCGATCGTTGCCGCCGGCGCCAACGCCTGCGTGCTGCATTACCAGGCCGACAAGGCGCCGGTGCGCGACGGCGAGCTGGTGCTGATCGACGCCGGCTGCGAGCTTGACGGCTACGCCAGCGACATCACGCGCACCTTCCCCGCCAACGGCCGCTTCACCGGCCCGCAACGCGCGGTCTACGACCTGGTGCTGGCCAGCCAGGACGCGGCCGTCGCCGCCACGCGCGCCGGCAACCGCTTCAGCGATGCGCACGACGCCACGCTCGCGGTGCTGGCCCAGGGCCTGCTGGACCTCGGCATCCTCGACGCCAACCGCGTCGGCACGGCCCAGGACGTGATCGACACGCGCGCCTATTTCCCCTACTACATGCACCGCACCGGCCACTGGCTGGGCATGGACGTGCACGACTGCGGCAGCTACATCGAGCCTGGCGCCGACGACACGGCTCCGCCGCGCAGCGACCCGGTGTCCGGCGAGGCGCTGCGCCAGCGCCCGAGCCGCATCCTGCGCCCAGGCATGTGCACCACCATCGAGCCGGGGCTGTATCTGCGCGCCAGCGCCGAGCTGCCCGAGGCCTTCCACAACATCGGCATCCGCATCGAGGACGACGCCATCGTCACCGAGGAGGGCTGCGAATTGATCACGCGCGACGTGCCGGTGAAGGCCGACGAGATCGAGGCGCTGATGCGCGATCTGGCGTGA
- a CDS encoding FKBP-type peptidyl-prolyl cis-trans isomerase, which translates to MNISKDTAVTIHYTITDTQGKRLDEGDVAYLQGGYDNLFAKVEEALEGKAVGATLTVDLAVEDAFGERDESLKRSIPKSEFPPGVKVGGQLRGTNDRGEPQIYHVMKIKGPEVLLDGNHPLAGMALRFSCKVNDVRAATSEEISHRHVHGGHGHHH; encoded by the coding sequence ATGAACATCAGCAAAGACACCGCGGTCACCATCCACTACACCATCACCGATACGCAGGGCAAGCGCCTGGACGAGGGCGATGTGGCCTATCTGCAGGGCGGCTACGACAACCTGTTTGCCAAGGTCGAGGAAGCGCTCGAAGGCAAGGCCGTGGGCGCCACGCTGACCGTGGACCTGGCCGTCGAGGACGCATTCGGCGAACGCGACGAAAGCCTCAAGCGCAGCATCCCGAAGTCGGAGTTCCCCCCGGGCGTCAAGGTCGGCGGCCAGCTGCGCGGCACCAACGACCGCGGCGAGCCGCAGATCTACCACGTGATGAAGATCAAGGGCCCGGAAGTGCTGCTCGACGGCAACCACCCGCTGGCCGGCATGGCGCTGCGCTTCAGCTGCAAGGTCAACGACGTGCGCGCCGCGACCTCCGAGGAAATCAGCCACCGGCATGTGCATGGGGGGCATGGGCACCATCATTGA
- a CDS encoding HPF/RaiA family ribosome-associated protein — MQIQVHTDHLIEGGEALAKWVQGELQGRLSRFKEYTTRVDVFLSDTDARKTQGGLTRCVLETRVNGRQPTAVNAEAEKIADAVNAATEKLMRALESELGRLKDKNGRETIRTQEPLDE, encoded by the coding sequence ATGCAGATCCAGGTGCACACGGACCATCTCATCGAAGGCGGGGAAGCGCTCGCGAAATGGGTCCAGGGGGAGCTTCAAGGGCGCCTGTCGCGCTTCAAGGAATACACGACGCGGGTCGACGTCTTCCTCTCGGATACCGATGCGCGCAAGACCCAGGGCGGCCTCACGCGCTGCGTGCTCGAAACCCGGGTCAACGGCCGCCAGCCCACCGCGGTGAACGCCGAAGCCGAGAAGATCGCCGATGCCGTGAATGCCGCGACCGAGAAGCTGATGCGTGCGCTGGAATCCGAGCTGGGCCGCCTCAAGGACAAGAACGGCCGCGAGACCATCCGTACGCAGGAACCCCTCGACGAGTAA
- a CDS encoding pirin family protein, translated as MTITATQPVLKAQPLGHQWPTLDPFLFCAHHDDSYPAGDGRMGVQAVEFEGRQMGSDFSRKDGWSMYHGDSVPGFPGHPHRGFETVTLVRKGLIDHADSLGAAARFGRGDVQWLTAGQGVVHSEMFPLLDTEAPNPLELFQIWLNLPAASKMVAPHFTMFWDERIPRLVHTDGNGARTTVTVVAGALEGADPALAPPPESWAAKDASDLAIWTLLLEPGATWTLPAARGQGTRRMLYFFAGEQLRIGNQQADAHAALEIVAGQDWQLSNPGSTPVECLLLQGQPLNEPVAQYGPFVMNTQQEIMQALQDYRRTQFGGWPWPQQDPVHGSAPRRFARYPGCSEDELPPAAAAIGDNPQAGLDAAL; from the coding sequence ATGACCATCACCGCCACCCAACCCGTCCTCAAGGCCCAGCCGCTGGGCCACCAGTGGCCCACGCTCGATCCCTTCCTGTTCTGCGCCCACCATGACGACAGCTACCCGGCCGGCGACGGCCGCATGGGCGTGCAGGCGGTGGAATTCGAGGGCCGGCAGATGGGCAGCGACTTCAGCCGCAAGGACGGCTGGAGCATGTACCACGGCGACAGCGTGCCCGGCTTTCCCGGCCATCCGCACCGCGGCTTCGAGACCGTGACGCTGGTGCGCAAGGGCCTGATCGACCATGCGGATTCGCTGGGCGCGGCCGCGCGCTTCGGCCGCGGCGACGTGCAGTGGCTCACGGCCGGGCAGGGCGTCGTGCACTCGGAGATGTTTCCGCTGCTCGACACCGAAGCGCCCAACCCGCTGGAGCTGTTCCAGATCTGGCTGAACCTGCCCGCGGCCTCGAAGATGGTGGCGCCGCACTTCACCATGTTCTGGGACGAGCGCATTCCGCGCCTGGTGCACACCGATGGAAACGGCGCGCGCACCACGGTGACGGTCGTTGCTGGCGCACTGGAAGGGGCCGATCCCGCGCTGGCGCCGCCGCCCGAATCCTGGGCCGCCAAGGATGCGTCGGATCTGGCGATCTGGACGCTGCTGCTGGAGCCCGGCGCCACCTGGACCCTGCCCGCGGCGCGCGGCCAGGGCACGCGCCGCATGCTGTATTTCTTTGCCGGCGAGCAACTGCGCATCGGCAACCAGCAGGCCGACGCGCATGCGGCGCTGGAAATCGTCGCCGGCCAGGACTGGCAGCTGAGCAACCCCGGCAGCACTCCGGTCGAGTGCCTGCTGCTGCAGGGCCAGCCGCTGAACGAGCCGGTGGCGCAATACGGGCCCTTCGTGATGAACACCCAGCAGGAGATCATGCAGGCGCTGCAGGACTACCGCCGCACCCAGTTCGGTGGCTGGCCCTGGCCGCAGCAGGACCCGGTGCATGGCAGCGCCCCGCGCCGCTTCGCGCGCTACCCGGGCTGCAGCGAGGACGAATTGCCGCCCGCCGCGGCCGCAATCGGGGACAATCCGCAAGCCGGGCTGGACGCAGCCCTTTGA
- a CDS encoding pirin family protein gives MSADVSSPERLATRMADVGGLPVHRAVPQRALRKVGAWCFLDHLGPAVQHGERSLQVGPHPHIGLQTFTWMIEGEVLHRDSLGSEQVIRPGQVNLMTAGHGIAHSEESLGSPRIHAAQLWIALPGSERGMPPRFQHYPDVPRCSQDGLDISVLAGEALGQVSPVQVHSPLVALDLSLRADAPSPVTAELPLRADFEYAVLGLTGGITVDGLAAAPDELLFLPAGRGVLRLQCTPGTRLLLVGGAPMHEDVVVWWNFVGRTQEEIAQALADWEAGTGRFGAPVASPLAPLRAPALEGRLRAG, from the coding sequence ATGTCCGCTGATGTCTCCTCCCCCGAGCGCCTGGCCACCCGCATGGCCGATGTCGGCGGACTGCCGGTGCACCGTGCCGTGCCGCAGCGCGCCTTGCGCAAGGTCGGCGCCTGGTGCTTTCTCGACCACCTCGGCCCGGCGGTGCAGCATGGCGAGCGCAGCCTGCAGGTCGGGCCGCACCCGCATATCGGCCTGCAGACCTTCACCTGGATGATCGAGGGCGAGGTGCTGCACCGCGACAGCCTGGGCTCGGAGCAGGTGATCCGCCCCGGCCAGGTCAACCTGATGACCGCCGGCCATGGCATTGCCCATTCCGAGGAAAGCCTGGGCAGCCCGCGCATCCACGCGGCCCAGCTGTGGATCGCGCTGCCTGGCAGCGAACGGGGGATGCCGCCGCGCTTCCAGCACTATCCCGACGTTCCACGCTGCAGCCAGGACGGGCTGGACATCAGCGTGCTGGCCGGCGAGGCCTTGGGCCAGGTTTCGCCGGTGCAGGTGCACAGCCCGCTGGTGGCGCTGGACCTGAGCCTGCGCGCCGATGCCCCGTCCCCGGTCACGGCCGAGCTGCCGCTGCGCGCGGATTTCGAGTACGCGGTGCTGGGGCTGACGGGCGGCATCACGGTCGATGGACTGGCCGCCGCGCCCGATGAGCTGCTGTTCCTGCCCGCGGGCCGCGGCGTGCTGCGGCTGCAGTGCACGCCCGGCACGCGGCTGCTGCTGGTGGGCGGCGCGCCCATGCATGAGGACGTCGTGGTGTGGTGGAATTTCGTCGGCCGCACGCAGGAGGAAATCGCGCAGGCGCTGGCCGATTGGGAGGCGGGCACGGGCCGCTTCGGTGCGCCCGTGGCCTCGCCCCTGGCGCCGTTGCGCGCGCCCGCGCTCGAAGGCCGGCTGCGCGCGGGCTGA
- the gap gene encoding type I glyceraldehyde-3-phosphate dehydrogenase, with protein MTIKVGINGFGRIGRMVFRAAVQNFGSDIEIVAINDLLEPDYLAYMLKYDSVHGRFQGTVAVEGNTLVVNGKSIRLTQERDPAALKWNEVGADVVIEATGLFLTKETAQKHLDAGAKKVILSAPSKDDTPMFVFGVNCKTYAGEAIISNASCTTNCLAPVAKVLNDKWGIKRGLMTTVHAATATQKTVDGPSNKDWRGGRGILENIIPSSTGAAKAVGVVIPELNKKLTGMSFRVPTSDVSVVDLTVELNSEATYAEICAEMKAQSEGALKGVLGYTEDKVVATDFRGESCTSVFDAEAGIALDKTFVKIVSWYDNEWGYSNKCLEMVRVVAAK; from the coding sequence ATGACCATCAAAGTAGGTATCAACGGGTTCGGCCGCATCGGCCGCATGGTGTTCCGCGCGGCAGTGCAGAACTTCGGCAGCGACATCGAGATCGTCGCCATCAACGACCTGCTGGAACCCGATTACCTGGCCTACATGCTCAAGTACGACAGCGTGCACGGCCGCTTCCAGGGCACCGTGGCCGTCGAAGGCAACACGCTGGTGGTCAACGGCAAGTCGATCCGCCTGACGCAGGAACGCGACCCGGCCGCCCTGAAGTGGAACGAAGTCGGCGCCGATGTCGTGATCGAAGCCACGGGCCTGTTCCTGACCAAGGAAACCGCGCAGAAGCACCTCGACGCGGGCGCGAAGAAGGTCATCCTGTCGGCGCCTTCCAAGGACGACACCCCGATGTTCGTGTTCGGCGTGAACTGCAAGACCTACGCCGGCGAAGCGATCATCTCGAACGCCTCGTGCACGACCAACTGCCTGGCTCCCGTGGCCAAGGTGCTCAACGACAAGTGGGGCATCAAGCGCGGCCTGATGACGACCGTGCACGCCGCCACCGCCACACAGAAGACCGTGGACGGCCCCTCGAACAAGGACTGGCGCGGCGGCCGCGGCATCCTGGAGAACATCATTCCCTCGAGCACTGGCGCCGCCAAGGCCGTGGGCGTGGTCATTCCCGAGCTGAACAAGAAGCTCACGGGCATGTCCTTCCGCGTGCCGACCTCCGACGTGTCGGTGGTCGACCTGACGGTGGAACTCAACAGCGAAGCCACCTACGCCGAGATCTGCGCCGAAATGAAGGCCCAGTCCGAAGGCGCGCTCAAGGGCGTGCTGGGCTACACGGAAGACAAGGTGGTGGCCACCGACTTCCGCGGCGAGTCCTGCACCTCGGTGTTCGACGCCGAAGCCGGCATCGCGCTGGACAAGACCTTCGTCAAGATCGTCAGCTGGTACGACAACGAATGGGGCTACTCGAACAAGTGCCTGGAGATGGTGCGCGTTGTAGCTGCCAAGTAA
- a CDS encoding nucleotidyltransferase family protein, translating into MPSEVSSSALQPPAMLLAAGRGERMRPLTDHCPKPLLEVQGQPLLQWHLQALARAGVPRAVINLGWLGAQIPARLGARFAQAGVALDLVYSDEDPSGQGPALETAGGIARALPQLAEVFWLAAGDVFAPDFSFDADAAARFAAGEALAHVWLVPNPEHHPRGDFGLGEDGLALDLPEDDPRPRWTYSTIALLRAELFAAPWCDIPPGNPEGRRAALGPLLRRAMAAGRVKASIYEGRWTDVGTPERLQRLNSAAAGSVV; encoded by the coding sequence ATGCCTTCCGAAGTCTCTTCATCCGCGCTCCAGCCTCCTGCCATGCTGCTGGCCGCGGGCCGGGGCGAGCGCATGCGGCCGCTGACCGACCACTGTCCCAAGCCGCTGCTCGAGGTGCAGGGCCAGCCGCTGCTGCAGTGGCATCTGCAGGCGCTGGCGCGCGCCGGTGTGCCGCGCGCGGTCATCAATCTGGGCTGGCTGGGGGCGCAGATTCCCGCGCGGCTGGGTGCGCGCTTCGCGCAGGCGGGCGTTGCGCTGGACCTGGTCTATTCGGACGAGGATCCTTCGGGCCAGGGCCCGGCGCTGGAAACCGCGGGCGGCATCGCGCGCGCGCTGCCGCAGCTGGCAGAGGTGTTCTGGCTGGCCGCGGGCGATGTGTTTGCGCCGGATTTCAGCTTCGATGCGGATGCAGCGGCGCGTTTCGCGGCCGGCGAAGCGCTGGCGCATGTCTGGCTGGTGCCCAATCCCGAGCACCATCCGCGGGGCGACTTCGGCCTGGGCGAAGACGGCCTGGCGCTGGACCTGCCAGAGGATGACCCGCGCCCACGCTGGACCTACAGCACGATCGCGCTGCTGCGCGCCGAGCTGTTTGCCGCGCCCTGGTGCGATATTCCCCCTGGCAACCCCGAAGGCAGGCGCGCCGCGCTCGGGCCGCTGCTGCGCCGGGCCATGGCGGCCGGGCGGGTGAAGGCTTCCATTTACGAAGGGCGCTGGACCGATGTGGGCACGCCCGAGAGGCTGCAGCGCCTGAACTCCGCGGCGGCCGGTTCGGTTGTGTAG